The nucleotide window ATTGCATATCGGAATCAGCAGAATCTTATTGCTGATCAAACTTCTGGATAGTGAGGGACTTTTTGAATAAGTTCATTCATGGGGAAAAGCATATCCATTCAAACATATTAATGATAACATGAAAGTGAAGACAGCTTGTGTTGGGTTGACATTGTTTTTGGCTTGAATCTAGATTATCAATCTGTAAAGtacaaagtacacacacacacacacacacactcatgcacacagttCATTCAGTTGTTTATGGTCACACATGCAGCACAGGGCCACACAATAGCACTGTATAATTGACAGGGTTACAGCATATATGATTCTTGAGTGATGGAAcctcaaaaaaaaagaaaaagataacTGGGtctgacaaaacaaaacaaaagcccaAGACCACTATCACATTCTGCCTGACCAGCCTAACTCACACATCACTCATACTTCTTAAGCAGGTCTTTCTGCCAGTTCCTCTTACGGTCGGGGAAAAGCTTTGGGATGCGAATGCTGTGGAAGTCTTCGATGCACTTCTTCAGCTCCTCTTCCAGAATCTTACGCTCCTCCTCGTCCGGGTCAGGACCCGGGGGCCCGCCGTTCTCCTTTGACGGAGCGCCGCCGGTGGTTGAAGCCTGGGATGACTGGGCCTGCGAGGACTGGCCGGTGGAGGGTCGCGGCAGGGTCTTGAGCGCCAAGGTGGTGGGCCGCGCCGGGCTCACCGCCGGAGGGGATGCCGACGGGGGCGACGGAGACAGGGGCGGCAACGGCGGGCTGGGGGGTGGCGTGGCGGCCGGGTCCGTGGTGGGGCTCTCCAGGGCGGAGGCAGCGAGCGGGTCCAGGGCGGacgggggtggaggtgggggcagGGGCAGGTCGGGGCTGTCCAAGGCAGGTGGAGGCGAGGGAGGCAGCGGGGCTTCCAGCAGGGCGGCGCCGTTTCGAATGTCCAGGGTGTTGTTGGTCTCCGCTTGGCTGCAGAGGGAGGACACGTTGGGGTCTGTGCCGGCCTGTGGGGCCAGGGGCTCGTCTGGAATGCTGAACTCTGGCCAGATGTCTGGGATTGAGGCTTTGCCGCCTACATGGGAaagaggtagatagatagagaggaagagagagatgcagaaaaAGATTGGGtgaaagatggaaagagagagagatgcggtTTGTGGTAGCGTCAGAAATATCACCTCAAATGTTTCACCTCAATGTTATTCAAAACGTATTTACTTCAAGTAGACTAAGTATAGAGCCTGTGTTGAGCTGAAATCATTTGGAGCCAGAACCTGAGTTGAGAAATGATCGAATGAAAACAtgtgagaagaaagagagagcaaaaaaagagtgaaaaagagatcAGAGAGAAGGGaacaaaggaagaaaaaaacccAGTGAGATTGATGCGCCATCCTTCAATTTGGGAAAGTCATCAAAGGGGCAGCAAAGGTGTTACAAGACAGAGGGAACAGAAGAAGAGAACAAGATAGAAAAGAGAGACGAGGAAGTGATAGAGACGCTCAAAAGAGGggaactgcagagagagagagagagagagagagaaagagagtctcCTGAGCAGTGGGTGTTGTCCGCATTAGGGTGCTGGTCAAAGGTAGATGGTGTGACTGAGTTCACAAAGAATATTCTATCGTGTTCCCTCGCTGGCTTTTGTGTCTCTGCCTATCAAAGGGAATTCTTGGCCTGCCCGGCACAGAAAGAAATCTCTTTAGAGTGGCTTTGAAGCAGGCCAAGGGAGAGGacggagggagacagaggagacacagagagtgagaaaggaaaggaatcgtgatagagagaaagagagatagccagagaatgaaagagagagcgaggagagaaaggatagtgagagagtgaatgtgtatgtgagaggagagaaggaaagagagatagagatgtaaACAGCCCTGGGATGTGTGCAAAGGATTATAGGTAAAGATCACAGCAGGTAGAAAATATCACACTgggaaatggagggagagagaaaagaagaggtggagagggagatacggagggaagaaaagaagaaatccGAAGATGAATTTGCAGTTGAGTTGGATGAGATAACAAGGCAACCTTAACCTTTGTAtgcttatgtatgtgtgtgggtactgtgtgtgtgtgtgtgtgtgtgtgtgtgagagggtgtgtgcttgtgtttctgCTGTTTTGGGGTCACCCAGGGCACGCTATTAGTTCTCAttgcatacatatgtgtgtatgtgtgtgtgtgtgtgtgtgtgtttataatattctctccctcttcctgtgactgtatgtgtgtgtgggtggataaGATTGAAAGTGTAGGCTTCcagtaaatgaatgaatgaatgtgtgtgggtgaaaagcacatacacatatggGCTTCATCATGGGCTGTGTACATTTACTGCTTCAGTTATGAAAAGACTCTTAATCCTAGCGGTGTGGAGCATGGCGGTCAGGGAGAGAAATATGCATGACTGCAGGGAGAGGAACAGTTGAGTCTTGAACAGTGGGAatagagtagcctactgcctcCATTCCCCAGTGGTGCATAAAACACACACTACTGCTTCAtatggttcacacacacactactgcttcATATGGCATTCTGCTAGTGGGTGGAGGGAGTGTAtctgtgtacgagtgtgtggatgtggttttgagcgtgtatgtgtgtgtgtgtgtgtgtatgtctgtgtgtaagcatgagggtgtgtgtgttaaagggtGTAGACATGGGGGTATTTGATTGAGAGGGTTTAAAGTATGGACGTATGTGTGGGTTGTGAGACACCAGTGTAATTAACCACAGTGCTGGCTTCAGGCATACTGATCAGGGGAAAAAAGTCTTTTGCATTTCCCTGTTGTGCATGCAAAATACAAAAGCTCTCTATGAACACTGTCAGtgttctgtgatgtgtgtgaatatgtttgtgtgtgagaaagatggagagaatatgtgttggtttaagtgtgtgtgtgtgtgtgtgtgtgtgtgtgtgtgtgtgagtatgtgtgtgagtatgtgtgtgtgtgtgtgtgcatgcgtgcgtgcgtgcatctatctgtgtgtgtgtgtgtgtgtgtgtgtgtgtgtgtgtgtgtgtgtgagtatgtgagtatgtgtgtgtgtgtgtgtgcatgcgtgcgtgcgtgcgtgcatctatctgtgtgtgtgtgtgtgtgtgtgtgtgtgtgtgtgtgtgcgcgcgtgcacgtGCGCGCGGTTAGAGTGTGTATGctgtatgctgtgtgtatgtatgtttgttctCCAGGTTTGCCCCATCTGTTGTACTGGGACACATCAGGGTGTTATCCTCATCCGGGCGATTAACTAATTAGCTCCTCTAATGTGTCATCAACACTGAGGTACCTATGCGTTGGTtatgcctctctttctctctctctctctctttctctctctctctctctctctcacacacacacacacacacaaacaattcctctctctctctctcactctctgtcactccatctctctttctcactccttctcgctgtgtgtctgtgtgtgtgtgtgtgtgtgtgtgtgtgtgtctgtgtgtgtgtgtctgtgtgtgtgtgtgtgtgtgtgtgtgtgtgtgtgcctgtgtgtgtgtgtctgtgtgtgtctgtgtgtgtgtctgtgtgtgtgtgtgtatgtgtgtgtgtgtgtgtgtgtgtgtgtgtgtgtgtgtgtgtgtgtgtgtacaagtgagtGTTGGTGGGTCTCTGCGTGGGCGTGTGCCTGTGAATGCATATGAGTCAGAGagtaagggaggagagagagagaagagggagagagagagagagagagagagagagagagagagcaggtgtaTCTTTTTGAAAGAACGGTGTAAGGCTGTGTGATCGAGACATTTGTATTtgtcattaatgtgtgtgtgtgtgtgtgtgtgtgagagagagggtgtgtgagagagtgtgtgttgtgaggaaGGACAGATGCTTATGTATTTCAAGAACATATGTAAGTGTTAGCATCTATTCATATGTCTTGTGAGAATACAGTCAATGTCACCTCTTCCCCCATACGATACCCGCTGACACTATCGAACAaactgaggctgtgtgtgtgtgtgtgtgtgtgtgtgtgtgtgtgtgtgtgtgtgtgtgtgtgtgtgtgtgtttgtgtgtgtttgtgtgtgtttgtgtgtgtgtttgcactctTGGATAAGCACATACATCTGTTTTGCTCGTTGGGTTGTGCGTGTAATGGCTAGAGTGTTTTAATGCGTCAGCTGTTGCGTTTCATAATCATATGTCATTGCCAGGCTACCCCGTGAGGTAGGCAGGAAGTCTTAGCATTCATGGCACAGCGAGAAAGCGAAGTAACAGAAGAAAGAAACGAAAAAAATCTTCTGAAAAACCTCACTCGTAGGATTTATATATCCTAGCGTGACATGGGAATTTcctgtgtaacacacacacacacacacacacacacacacacacacacacacacacacacacagtgtacttcCATCTGCTCTGACATCTGACTTCACTGAGGTAGTCCTAGGTTCTGTGTCGCAGTGCCGTTGCAGCACAAaagcagcacccccccccctttaatctcctctgctctcctttcttctcttctgagCTGATTGAGGACGTCTCCTTTCATTTCCAGGGCCCTCTGTGCTGGCCTTGGCTGTAGGCGCTTGAAAAGATAGCTACCCa belongs to Alosa sapidissima isolate fAloSap1 chromosome 20, fAloSap1.pri, whole genome shotgun sequence and includes:
- the LOC121694932 gene encoding proline-rich receptor-like protein kinase PERK2, whose protein sequence is MAGGKASIPDIWPEFSIPDEPLAPQAGTDPNVSSLCSQAETNNTLDIRNGAALLEAPLPPSPPPALDSPDLPLPPPPPPSALDPLAASALESPTTDPAATPPPSPPLPPLSPSPPSASPPAVSPARPTTLALKTLPRPSTGQSSQAQSSQASTTGGAPSKENGGPPGPDPDEEERKILEEELKKCIEDFHSIRIPKLFPDRKRNWQKDLLKKYE